One window from the genome of Bacteroidota bacterium encodes:
- a CDS encoding pre-peptidase C-terminal domain-containing protein: MKKIFLLCMLCLLKFSNANARTEVEPNGIWNQSLAITLGNTADGSAGLGHEEDWWRVSIPEDGALTVNWGSNGFHLYCQIYDTLGTVVLFSNYTNGSSSGTASGIAKGTYYIKMVNYYPGEISNYTLTPSFTPAPVANDAEPNGTFATANTFPLNSTTTGHCHYYFNNEKDTLDWYTITTTVSGQLSWTISSQNGNLIFADLINGDGVTLITGNFTSNTLTQTANGLAAGTYYLRLHTFYDNQFVPYTLSNTFTAPTYSTDPEPNETAATATSFPLNGSVVGQIGYRYNGTRDNYDWWAVNVNADGRLNVTLTVDNGQNTYAQLFDGDAVTLLAGSYTTTVMNYSKDGLAPGTYYILVQTFYVDGFSSYSLTNNLVVPVQPVDVGSNNVFANAGTLPLNGSATGHIGYRYNGTVDTTDWLKVTLPSDGKLEWTLAVANGQNVHAMLYDGNGISFLAGSYTTTTNTYSKNGLAAGTFYLKFYTFYDTEFAPYTISNVFTPSPLTNDSEPNSDAASANTIVINSTVTGHIGYFINQSRDTADYHKIVLPVDGKLTYTITSQNGANVYAVLYDNNGTTYLAGSYTSSSVSFSKNDLAAGTYYIGIKTFYDIEFTSYTLSNSFEPMTFLAEVPGNNSSALQGTLLPANTNTGGHIAFYYNLNTDTYDWWKIGYDGAGTMDLHLDLEQNHFNTDYPYINYRLYSDTNAAPILSGTAHAATNTFSLSGLSVGVYYLLIDPGFGTFGAYRLNATYQELCANTVV; this comes from the coding sequence ATGAAAAAGATATTTTTACTATGTATGCTTTGCTTATTAAAATTTAGTAATGCAAATGCACGAACGGAGGTTGAACCAAATGGTATATGGAATCAATCATTAGCAATCACTTTAGGCAATACAGCTGACGGTTCTGCGGGCCTCGGTCATGAAGAAGACTGGTGGCGTGTAAGCATTCCGGAAGATGGGGCTTTGACGGTTAACTGGGGGTCGAATGGTTTTCACCTTTATTGTCAGATCTACGACACACTTGGTACGGTTGTTCTTTTCAGCAATTATACGAATGGAAGTTCATCGGGTACAGCTTCAGGTATAGCAAAGGGAACTTATTACATAAAGATGGTTAATTATTATCCCGGTGAAATTTCAAATTATACACTTACGCCATCATTTACTCCTGCACCGGTTGCTAATGATGCAGAGCCTAACGGCACATTCGCAACAGCAAATACTTTTCCATTGAATTCAACAACAACAGGTCATTGTCATTATTATTTCAATAATGAGAAAGACACTCTTGATTGGTATACAATAACAACAACAGTTAGCGGTCAGCTTTCCTGGACAATTTCGAGTCAGAACGGAAATCTTATTTTTGCAGATTTGATCAACGGTGATGGTGTAACATTAATAACGGGGAATTTTACATCAAATACTCTTACACAAACAGCGAATGGTTTGGCTGCAGGTACTTATTATCTACGCTTACATACTTTTTACGATAATCAATTCGTTCCTTATACATTGTCCAACACTTTTACAGCACCTACCTATTCAACCGATCCGGAACCAAATGAAACCGCAGCAACTGCAACATCTTTTCCACTGAACGGTTCAGTGGTAGGACAGATTGGTTATAGATATAATGGTACACGTGATAACTACGACTGGTGGGCAGTGAATGTGAATGCTGATGGACGATTAAATGTTACACTTACTGTTGATAACGGACAAAATACTTATGCGCAGTTATTTGATGGGGACGCCGTGACTTTACTTGCCGGAAGCTATACAACTACGGTAATGAATTACTCAAAGGATGGTCTTGCACCGGGAACGTACTATATTCTTGTTCAGACCTTCTATGTAGATGGTTTCAGTTCATATTCACTTACGAATAATCTTGTGGTTCCTGTTCAGCCCGTTGATGTCGGTTCAAATAATGTTTTTGCAAATGCAGGAACTCTTCCTTTGAACGGAAGCGCTACAGGTCATATAGGATATCGATACAATGGAACTGTTGATACAACAGATTGGCTTAAGGTAACGTTGCCTTCAGACGGCAAACTTGAATGGACATTAGCAGTAGCAAATGGTCAGAATGTGCATGCAATGTTGTATGATGGAAATGGTATATCATTTCTCGCAGGTTCTTATACAACAACAACTAATACTTATTCTAAAAACGGATTGGCGGCAGGAACTTTTTATTTAAAGTTCTACACGTTTTATGACACGGAGTTTGCTCCTTATACGATCAGCAATGTATTTACTCCAAGTCCGCTCACAAACGATAGCGAACCTAACAGTGATGCCGCATCAGCAAATACAATTGTAATTAATTCTACAGTTACCGGACATATCGGTTATTTCATAAATCAAAGTCGTGATACAGCGGATTACCACAAAATAGTTTTGCCTGTTGATGGAAAACTGACATATACAATTACATCTCAGAACGGAGCTAATGTTTATGCAGTACTATATGACAACAACGGCACAACATATCTTGCCGGAAGTTATACGAGTTCGTCTGTTTCTTTTTCAAAAAATGATCTTGCAGCGGGTACTTATTATATTGGCATAAAAACTTTTTATGATATAGAATTTACATCTTATACTCTTTCAAATTCATTTGAGCCAATGACATTTCTTGCAGAAGTTCCGGGAAATAATTCTTCTGCCTTACAGGGAACGCTTTTGCCGGCTAATACAAATACAGGTGGACACATTGCATTTTATTATAATCTGAATACAGACACATACGATTGGTGGAAGATCGGATACGATGGAGCAGGAACAATGGATCTGCATCTCGACCTTGAACAAAATCATTTCAATACAGATTATCCATATATCAATTACAGATTATATTCAGACACAAATGCAGCACCAATTCTATCAGGAACGGCTCATGCTGCAACAAATACATTCAGTTTATCAGGACTTTCTGTTGGAGTTTATTACTTATTGATCGATCCGGGGTTCGGAACATTTGGTGCATACAGATTAAATGCAACATACCAGGAACTGTGCGCAAATACAGTAGTATAA
- a CDS encoding universal stress protein gives MKKSDIKKILVPVDFSDASDTAVAEAAGLAVLLKSELVLLHVVEDRVYAASALDTVEVILPNFGAIKKRSAKKWPTYKNTLTKSMK, from the coding sequence ATGAAAAAATCTGATATTAAAAAAATTCTTGTACCGGTTGATTTCTCTGATGCTTCGGATACAGCTGTTGCTGAAGCCGCGGGATTGGCTGTTCTTTTAAAATCTGAATTGGTTTTACTTCACGTCGTTGAAGACCGTGTGTATGCTGCCTCCGCTTTGGATACTGTTGAGGTGATCTTGCCGAATTTCGGCGCAATAAAAAAGAGATCGGCAAAAAAATGGCCGACTTACAAAAACACATTAACAAAAAGTATGAAATAA
- a CDS encoding CPBP family intramembrane metalloprotease — protein MPWCSPTNFHHLVKEHSPQRLGRSIFIQRHARPILRFHPRFLLGGILGYLFVWSGNIWLPITAHFVNNAGAVIFTYLYQHGKTSIDPDAIGAQSDFGSVAMSIALGAALLYVIWKRESHNPPKQNYSVEETFK, from the coding sequence ATTCCGTGGTGTAGTCCAACGAATTTTCACCACCTGGTCAAAGAACATTCACCTCAGCGTCTGGGTCGCAGCATTTTTATTCAGCGCCATGCACGCCCAATTCTACGGTTTCATCCCCGCTTTTTACTCGGCGGAATACTTGGTTACCTGTTCGTCTGGAGCGGCAATATCTGGCTACCTATCACAGCCCACTTCGTCAACAATGCCGGCGCGGTGATCTTCACTTATCTCTATCAGCACGGCAAGACGTCGATCGATCCGGATGCTATTGGGGCGCAGAGTGATTTTGGGAGTGTCGCCATGAGCATTGCCTTAGGAGCAGCGTTGCTGTATGTGATCTGGAAGCGGGAAAGCCATAACCCTCCGAAGCAGAATTACAGTGTAGAAGAGACCTTTAAATAG
- a CDS encoding universal stress protein: MADLQKHINKKYEIKCTIHILNGHIHTEIKTLAKKKKINLIVMGTHGASGFKEYFIGSNAQRVVTISDVPVLTTPVKAKKMSFKNILIPIDNSIHSRAKVNIALIFADLFNANIHLIGLPGTKDKTEVSKFNIKLKSVEKHIEDQGFSYSSKIVSGTNTAEAALSYATKNKCDLIVINTGHESKTTGMFMGMFSQQIVNHSNVAVLSFKHLDGAVSIDTPGFGL; this comes from the coding sequence ATGGCCGACTTACAAAAACACATTAACAAAAAGTATGAAATAAAATGCACCATTCATATTCTGAACGGCCATATTCACACTGAAATAAAAACGCTGGCGAAAAAGAAAAAAATTAATCTGATCGTCATGGGTACACATGGCGCTTCAGGATTCAAAGAATATTTTATCGGAAGTAATGCGCAACGTGTCGTTACGATCTCTGATGTTCCAGTTCTCACAACTCCGGTGAAAGCAAAGAAGATGAGTTTCAAAAATATTCTTATCCCGATCGACAACTCCATTCACAGTCGTGCGAAAGTAAATATTGCTCTCATCTTTGCAGATCTTTTCAATGCAAATATTCATCTCATCGGTTTACCGGGAACAAAAGATAAAACGGAAGTAAGTAAATTCAATATCAAATTAAAATCTGTTGAAAAACATATCGAAGATCAGGGCTTCTCTTATTCTTCTAAAATTGTTTCCGGAACTAATACTGCGGAGGCTGCATTATCGTATGCAACAAAAAATAAATGTGATCTCATCGTTATCAATACCGGACATGAATCAAAAACTACAGGTATGTTCATGGGTATGTTCTCGCAACAGATCGTGAATCATTCTAATGTTGCTGTACTTAGTTTTAAGCATCTGGATGGGGCGGTGAGTATTGATACGCCGGGCTTCGGTCTTTAA
- a CDS encoding ferritin-like domain-containing protein, giving the protein MNILKLLDTFNFGDNSPKLDQPASRRESLSFFGDIGAKVALAAIPAVVLAALPKNSFARTMDIPGVLNFALTLEFLEKEYYTRGVASGVIPSADLAIFQQIKKHEVAHVTFLQDAITSVGGTPVAEPMFDFTAGGNFSPFSMYGDFLALAQAFEDTGVRAYKGQAGNLMASDTVLNAALRIHSVEARHASQVRRLRMSLGQDPNAKGWISGNDRGTLPSPTQPVYDGEENVMQGGVDATTVTTASAASVREAFDEPLDEATVNTIAGLFIM; this is encoded by the coding sequence ATGAATATTCTCAAATTATTAGATACATTTAATTTCGGCGACAATAGTCCCAAGTTAGATCAGCCTGCAAGCCGCAGGGAATCTCTGAGTTTTTTCGGAGATATCGGAGCAAAAGTAGCGCTTGCTGCAATTCCTGCTGTTGTACTTGCAGCATTACCAAAAAATTCTTTCGCCAGAACGATGGACATTCCCGGCGTACTGAACTTTGCACTCACACTTGAATTTCTTGAAAAAGAATATTACACAAGAGGTGTAGCATCAGGTGTTATTCCATCTGCTGATCTGGCGATTTTTCAGCAGATAAAAAAGCATGAAGTTGCCCATGTAACTTTTCTTCAGGATGCAATTACATCAGTTGGAGGAACTCCTGTTGCAGAACCAATGTTTGATTTTACTGCCGGTGGAAATTTCAGTCCGTTCAGTATGTATGGTGATTTCCTCGCACTGGCACAAGCTTTCGAAGATACGGGAGTACGAGCTTACAAAGGACAGGCAGGGAATCTAATGGCCAGCGATACAGTGTTGAATGCTGCACTACGTATTCACTCAGTAGAAGCACGACATGCAAGTCAGGTTCGCCGTTTGCGGATGTCGTTAGGTCAGGATCCGAATGCCAAAGGATGGATCTCAGGAAATGATCGCGGCACTTTACCTTCGCCTACACAACCTGTTTATGATGGCGAAGAAAATGTTATGCAAGGGGGAGTTGATGCAACGACTGTAACAACAGCAAGTGCAGCATCGGTAAGAGAAGCATTTGATGAACCATTGGATGAAGCTACTGTTAATACAATTGCAGGACTTTTCATTATGTAA
- a CDS encoding SPFH domain-containing protein, which produces MSSIIDFVKWDTRPEEQLFAWKFPETNLSTYTQLIVSESQEAILFSKGQVVGKFGPGKHTLNTENLPILRNLFGIPFGGKNPFTAEVWFVNKLMPLNLD; this is translated from the coding sequence ATGAGCTCAATCATTGACTTTGTAAAATGGGACACTCGACCGGAAGAACAATTGTTCGCATGGAAATTTCCTGAAACAAATCTAAGTACATATACCCAACTGATAGTTAGTGAATCACAGGAAGCAATCCTTTTTTCCAAAGGGCAAGTTGTTGGAAAATTTGGACCAGGAAAACATACTCTTAATACCGAGAACTTACCAATTCTCAGAAATCTATTCGGAATTCCTTTTGGCGGCAAAAATCCTTTCACAGCAGAGGTATGGTTTGTAAATAAGTTGATGCCCTTAAACCTGGACTGA
- a CDS encoding ferritin-like domain-containing protein produces MEKDLIKQTPEETALINRATSRRSFLGFSGVALASAALFMAGCKKDDEPMVTPPPSNTIDLGSGDVGILNYAYALEQLEAEFYRQVTSNFFSGSTSLERDILNDIYQHEIAHRDFFKAAIGSAAIGTLNINLSSVNFTSRASVLATAKAFEDLGVSAYNGAGHLISNVDYLLVAGKIVSVEARHASAIRDLLNPNSADFAGDDIVDSSGLDASRTPPQVIAIANTYFVTPLSAANLPTS; encoded by the coding sequence ATGGAAAAAGATCTGATCAAACAAACACCTGAAGAAACGGCTCTCATCAACCGTGCAACTTCCAGAAGAAGTTTTCTGGGATTTTCAGGAGTAGCGCTTGCATCTGCAGCCTTATTTATGGCCGGATGTAAAAAAGATGATGAACCTATGGTAACACCACCACCCTCTAATACGATTGACCTGGGCAGCGGAGACGTAGGAATTTTAAACTATGCTTATGCACTGGAACAACTGGAAGCGGAATTTTACAGACAAGTAACGTCAAACTTCTTTTCAGGCAGCACTTCTCTGGAAAGAGATATCTTGAATGATATCTATCAGCACGAGATCGCTCATCGTGATTTTTTTAAAGCAGCAATAGGTTCTGCAGCGATTGGAACATTGAATATTAATTTATCCTCTGTTAATTTTACGAGTCGTGCAAGTGTACTTGCAACAGCAAAGGCATTCGAAGATCTGGGAGTTTCTGCATACAATGGCGCAGGACATCTAATCAGCAATGTTGACTATTTGCTGGTTGCAGGAAAGATTGTATCTGTTGAAGCCCGTCATGCATCAGCGATCCGTGATTTATTAAATCCGAATTCTGCAGATTTTGCAGGAGATGATATCGTAGATTCATCAGGACTTGATGCTTCAAGAACTCCTCCGCAAGTTATTGCAATTGCAAATACTTATTTCGTAACACCACTGAGTGCTGCTAATTTACCAACGTCTTAA
- a CDS encoding T9SS type A sorting domain-containing protein — protein MRKYSSITSSAQEAGCNGTITYDISGGLAPYTVQLYKDGLPSGSPQTTNGTITFSSLGLGTYYARSYSFGASGICNNVSSDITFSSPVTPTITPQSTTTFCQGGSVTLSSSAAASYLWSTGATTQSIVVSSGGNYSVTTFNAAGCESIVSSETTVTVNPLPAIPTISAGTSTTFCQGGSVTLTSTPATSYLWSNGSTLQSISVNSSGTFSVAISDANGCSASSAGTTVTVNPLPATPVISAGGPTTFCQGGSVTLTSTSANAYLWNTGATTQAISAIASGSYTVRVTNANGCSATSSSTTVIMNPLPAVSLAPFSSVCNTNGAFALTGGSPAGGSYSGTGVSGGMFDPGVSGVGTITITYSYSDGNGCTNSIEQSLQVTNCSGCTASITPAGSTTFCDGGSVVLNSSAGVSYLWSTGETSQSITASSSGTYIVAVTDANNCTATASVVVTETTPVIASSSSTAIVCSGGSATVTVSATGGTAPYTGTGTFTRTAGTYSFTVTDANNCSASTTITITEPTAVAASSSATPILCNGGSSTVTVSATGGTAPYSGTGTFTRAAGTWSFTVSDANGCSTSTSVTITEPTALNVNAIASGTILCFGATTNVNVSATGGTAPYSGTGTFNQGAGTISYSVTDANGCTSSSSVTLTQPAKVEGVTSSTAASGCSIADGTASVVVSGGTGSYTYLWSDGQTTSTATGLVAGPYSVTFTDANGCTGSATVAVSGSGGSIGTPGAISGAQGACRNTSGIVYSVSAVPGATSYTWTLPAGVTGSSTTNSITVAFANSFNGGFICVAANNACGSSMSSCQNVPVITTYPSQPAVITGPAVACGPGVYTYSTNSANALSYNWVVTGSGLSITSGIGTNTIQLTVAAGFTQGSLQVRGVNCNGSSAVRGMTITGIPAHSNAVSGPSFVCANGSATYSMPVVNGVTTYTWSITGGATLGSQTTNATTTSATFNFGPTWNGGTVTITASNSCGSFARTFAVRSTPAQPGGITGPGTAVCGASNVSYSIAPVAGATSYSWTVPGGVSIVSTAPNGLSIVVNFTGTFTNTGSICVTANNSCGEGPARCFKITARPAVPVISGPASVCKTQSSVAYSISPVSGATSYSWSATGGASISPSGNTALVNYNTALSSSVVIRANANNACGSSQPGALGVNVNLFCRSASENVDENSTSFEVYPNPASTSATISFNSLADQKYVITLTDMIGNIVYSDAISATKEFNSMEINVADLAKGVYILSIKSENGGTESQRIQVQ, from the coding sequence GTGCGCAAATACAGTAGTATAACTTCTTCAGCACAGGAAGCAGGTTGCAATGGAACGATCACATACGACATTAGCGGCGGACTAGCTCCTTATACAGTTCAGTTATATAAAGATGGATTACCATCAGGCTCACCGCAAACAACGAATGGTACAATAACTTTCAGTTCTCTGGGACTGGGAACATATTATGCACGATCTTATTCATTTGGCGCTTCAGGAATTTGTAATAATGTTTCATCTGACATTACTTTTTCATCTCCGGTAACTCCGACGATTACTCCACAAAGCACGACAACATTTTGTCAGGGTGGAAGTGTAACATTAAGTTCATCCGCTGCCGCATCTTATTTGTGGAGTACCGGAGCAACAACACAAAGCATTGTTGTTTCATCAGGAGGAAATTATTCTGTAACAACATTCAATGCAGCAGGCTGTGAAAGCATTGTTTCATCTGAAACAACAGTCACAGTGAACCCGCTTCCTGCTATTCCAACAATTTCAGCAGGTACATCAACAACATTTTGTCAGGGCGGAAGTGTTACTCTTACATCAACTCCTGCAACATCTTATTTGTGGAGCAACGGATCAACATTGCAATCGATATCAGTGAACTCTTCAGGTACATTCTCTGTTGCCATTTCTGATGCTAATGGATGCTCTGCATCTTCTGCAGGAACAACAGTTACTGTAAATCCTTTACCTGCAACACCGGTAATTTCAGCCGGTGGACCAACAACATTCTGCCAGGGTGGTAGTGTTACATTGACTTCAACTTCTGCTAATGCATACTTGTGGAATACAGGAGCAACAACACAAGCCATATCAGCTATAGCAAGCGGATCATATACTGTAAGAGTGACAAATGCTAACGGATGTTCTGCAACATCGTCATCAACTACTGTAATAATGAATCCACTTCCGGCAGTTTCGCTGGCACCATTTTCTTCCGTATGTAATACGAACGGAGCATTTGCATTGACCGGAGGATCGCCTGCAGGTGGAAGTTATTCCGGAACAGGAGTAAGCGGCGGAATGTTTGATCCGGGAGTATCAGGAGTGGGCACAATTACAATTACCTATTCTTATTCAGATGGAAACGGCTGTACTAATTCTATAGAGCAATCACTTCAGGTAACAAATTGCAGTGGTTGTACTGCATCTATCACACCGGCAGGAAGTACAACATTCTGTGATGGTGGAAGCGTAGTATTGAATTCTTCCGCAGGCGTTTCATATTTATGGAGTACAGGTGAAACATCACAAAGCATTACAGCATCAAGCAGCGGAACATATATTGTAGCAGTGACGGATGCAAATAATTGTACAGCGACAGCTTCTGTTGTTGTAACAGAAACAACACCGGTAATTGCATCGTCATCATCAACTGCAATAGTATGTAGTGGAGGTTCGGCAACAGTTACTGTATCTGCTACAGGTGGAACAGCACCATACACGGGAACAGGAACGTTTACAAGAACTGCAGGAACATATTCATTCACCGTAACTGATGCAAACAATTGTTCGGCATCAACAACAATAACTATTACTGAACCAACTGCAGTAGCAGCGTCATCATCAGCAACTCCGATACTTTGTAACGGCGGATCATCAACAGTTACCGTTTCTGCAACCGGCGGAACAGCGCCATATTCAGGAACAGGTACGTTCACACGTGCTGCAGGTACATGGTCATTCACAGTGTCTGATGCAAATGGATGTTCAACATCAACATCAGTTACAATAACAGAACCAACTGCATTGAATGTAAATGCAATTGCAAGTGGAACTATTTTGTGTTTCGGTGCAACTACTAATGTGAATGTATCTGCCACAGGCGGAACAGCACCTTATTCCGGAACAGGAACATTCAATCAAGGTGCAGGAACAATTTCTTATTCGGTAACAGATGCAAATGGATGTACATCTTCTTCATCAGTAACACTTACGCAGCCAGCAAAAGTTGAAGGCGTAACATCAAGCACTGCTGCATCTGGTTGTTCAATTGCTGATGGAACAGCATCGGTAGTTGTAAGCGGGGGAACAGGAAGCTATACTTATTTATGGTCAGATGGACAGACAACATCAACAGCAACTGGACTTGTGGCGGGACCATATTCAGTTACATTCACAGATGCAAATGGATGTACAGGTTCAGCGACTGTTGCAGTTTCCGGATCAGGCGGATCGATTGGAACACCGGGTGCAATCAGTGGAGCACAAGGTGCATGTCGTAATACATCAGGAATTGTTTATTCAGTTTCAGCTGTTCCGGGAGCGACAAGTTATACATGGACACTTCCGGCAGGAGTAACCGGGTCTTCAACAACAAATTCAATCACTGTTGCATTTGCAAATTCATTCAATGGCGGATTTATTTGTGTTGCTGCAAACAATGCATGCGGATCAAGCATGTCGAGTTGCCAGAATGTACCGGTGATCACAACATATCCTTCACAACCTGCAGTGATCACAGGACCTGCGGTTGCATGTGGACCGGGAGTTTATACTTACTCAACAAATTCTGCGAATGCTTTGAGTTACAACTGGGTTGTAACCGGATCAGGCTTGTCAATCACAAGTGGAATCGGAACAAATACAATTCAATTAACAGTAGCAGCGGGATTCACGCAAGGATCTTTGCAAGTAAGAGGTGTGAATTGTAACGGCTCAAGTGCAGTCAGAGGTATGACGATCACAGGAATTCCTGCGCATTCAAATGCAGTGAGTGGTCCATCGTTTGTTTGTGCGAATGGTTCTGCGACGTATTCAATGCCTGTTGTAAATGGAGTAACAACATACACATGGTCGATCACTGGCGGTGCAACTTTAGGTAGTCAGACAACAAATGCTACGACAACATCAGCAACATTTAATTTTGGTCCGACATGGAATGGTGGAACAGTAACAATTACTGCATCAAATTCCTGTGGATCATTTGCAAGAACATTTGCAGTGCGATCAACTCCTGCTCAACCGGGCGGAATTACCGGACCAGGAACGGCGGTATGTGGTGCAAGTAATGTATCATATTCAATTGCACCAGTAGCAGGTGCAACATCTTATTCATGGACAGTACCGGGAGGAGTTTCAATTGTATCAACTGCACCGAACGGACTATCAATTGTTGTGAATTTTACAGGAACGTTTACTAATACAGGAAGTATTTGTGTGACTGCGAATAACAGTTGCGGAGAAGGACCGGCGCGATGTTTTAAAATTACTGCACGTCCGGCAGTACCTGTAATTTCAGGACCGGCATCCGTTTGTAAAACACAATCGAGTGTTGCGTATTCTATTTCACCTGTGAGCGGAGCAACGTCGTATTCATGGTCAGCAACAGGCGGAGCATCAATTTCTCCAAGTGGAAATACAGCATTGGTAAATTATAACACTGCTCTTTCCTCATCTGTTGTGATTCGTGCTAATGCAAACAATGCCTGCGGATCATCGCAGCCGGGTGCATTGGGAGTGAATGTAAATCTATTCTGCAGATCTGCTTCTGAAAATGTTGATGAGAATTCGACGTCATTCGAAGTATATCCTAATCCGGCTTCTACTAGTGCGACCATTTCTTTCAATTCATTAGCAGATCAGAAGTATGTAATTACATTGACTGATATGATTGGAAATATTGTTTATTCAGATGCGATATCGGCAACAAAGGAATTTAATTCAATGGAGATAAATGTTGCTGACCTTGCGAAAGGTGTTTATATACTAAGCATCAAATCTGAGAACGGCGGAACTGAATCTCAAAGAATTCAAGTTCAGTAA
- the dusB gene encoding tRNA dihydrouridine synthase DusB translates to MTKIADIELGPFPLLLAPMEDVSDPPFRYLCKMLGADMMYTEFISSEGLIRDAAKSRIKLDIFEYERPIGIQLFGGEIGSMIEAALIAEAAKPNLIDINYGCPVKAVACKGAGAALLQDIPKMVKMTEEIVKAVKLPVTVKTRLGWDENTLNIVEVAERLQDIGIKALSIHGRTRKQMYKGPAEWDLIGKVKNNPRIHIPIFGNGDVDTPQKAVEMKNRYGVDGVMIGRASIGYPWIFNEIKHFMATGEMLPQPTIEQRVEVCRTHLTKSIEWKGPRLGINEMRRHYSNYFKGMENFKEYRLRMVTALTDGDVNEILDEVLGNYLGVAV, encoded by the coding sequence ATGACAAAGATCGCCGACATAGAATTAGGACCCTTCCCGCTTTTACTGGCGCCGATGGAAGACGTGTCGGATCCGCCATTCCGCTACCTCTGCAAAATGCTCGGGGCGGATATGATGTACACTGAATTCATATCGAGCGAAGGTCTGATCCGCGATGCGGCAAAGAGCAGAATTAAACTCGACATTTTTGAATATGAACGTCCGATCGGGATTCAGCTTTTTGGTGGTGAGATCGGATCAATGATAGAAGCGGCTCTCATTGCTGAAGCTGCTAAACCGAATCTGATCGATATCAATTACGGCTGTCCGGTGAAAGCTGTCGCTTGCAAAGGTGCAGGTGCTGCATTACTGCAAGACATACCGAAGATGGTGAAGATGACGGAAGAGATCGTGAAAGCTGTGAAGCTTCCGGTTACTGTAAAGACTCGTCTGGGTTGGGATGAAAATACTTTGAACATCGTTGAAGTTGCAGAACGTTTACAAGACATCGGTATCAAAGCGCTTTCAATTCACGGTCGTACCCGCAAACAAATGTATAAAGGTCCGGCGGAATGGGATCTTATCGGTAAAGTGAAAAATAATCCGCGCATTCACATTCCTATTTTTGGAAATGGTGATGTCGATACTCCGCAGAAAGCTGTCGAAATGAAAAACCGCTATGGTGTCGATGGTGTAATGATCGGTCGCGCAAGTATCGGTTATCCGTGGATCTTTAATGAGATCAAACATTTTATGGCGACGGGCGAAATGCTTCCGCAGCCAACAATAGAGCAACGCGTTGAAGTGTGTCGTACACATCTTACTAAATCCATCGAATGGAAAGGCCCGCGTCTTGGTATCAATGAAATGCGCAGACATTATTCAAATTATTTCAAAGGCATGGAGAATTTTAAAGAATACAGATTGCGAATGGTGACGGCGTTGACGGATGGGGATGTGAATGAGATTCTGGATGAGGTGTTGGGGAATTATTTGGGTGTAGCGGTTTGA
- a CDS encoding twin-arginine translocase TatA/TatE family subunit: MINSILLGMLGMNEILIIAFVILLIFGGKKIPEMMRGVGKGMKEFKDASSGVEPREG, translated from the coding sequence ATGATAAATTCAATCTTGTTAGGAATGCTTGGAATGAATGAAATTCTAATCATCGCTTTTGTAATTCTTCTCATCTTCGGTGGAAAAAAGATTCCCGAAATGATGCGTGGAGTTGGGAAAGGAATGAAAGAATTTAAAGATGCTTCGTCGGGAGTTGAACCGAGAGAAGGATAA